A genomic segment from Candidatus Bathyarchaeum sp. encodes:
- a CDS encoding nucleotide sugar dehydrogenase: MSSIMNLSSNDLQDSKTRQNYTACVVGCGRTGLVTAGLFIEAGFKVIGVDSNSHLIHQLQKGVSPFTETDLRKFIEPKIKNKRFLSTTNIRKAISKSSVIVVGVSASLDSKKKPDYSRFEKTCKDIGMSLTSGSLVMFQNTMGPGMTQTVVKEILENASGLKAGENFGIAYFSTLNNASNPSDNLHNGTKIVGGVTKRSSKVACLILETITNSNIVRVKDVKIAEAVKLLEEAYKEVNLAFANEFAKFCEKAGIDFVTVRDLTNPINCSGMAGLHNPRNSYILVNEAEALDVKLRMLSLSTKINDETLDHAIRLTREALRTTKKNLRRSKIAVFGVSTLPNRKKVAHSATKKLVKQLKKMGANIKVYDPFFTPNELTSMNYDAEKTMSQTVEGIDCIVVAVGHERFSRLNLKRLQLLMKQPAAIVDMAQVIDPVRAEKAGFVYRGFGRGIWTK, encoded by the coding sequence ATGTCCAGCATCATGAACCTGTCGAGCAATGATTTGCAGGATTCAAAAACTCGACAAAACTACACTGCTTGCGTTGTAGGCTGTGGAAGAACAGGTTTAGTTACTGCTGGGCTTTTTATTGAAGCAGGTTTCAAAGTTATTGGTGTGGATTCTAATAGCCACCTTATTCATCAATTACAAAAGGGTGTCTCCCCTTTTACTGAAACTGATCTTCGAAAATTTATTGAGCCAAAAATAAAAAACAAAAGATTTCTTTCAACAACTAATATTCGAAAAGCAATTTCCAAAAGTAGCGTCATAGTTGTTGGGGTTTCGGCGTCTTTGGATTCAAAAAAGAAGCCCGATTACTCACGTTTCGAGAAAACATGCAAAGACATTGGCATGAGCCTAACTTCAGGTTCATTGGTTATGTTCCAAAATACTATGGGTCCAGGCATGACCCAAACAGTAGTAAAAGAAATTCTGGAAAATGCTTCAGGATTAAAAGCAGGAGAAAATTTCGGAATCGCCTATTTTTCAACTCTAAACAATGCATCAAATCCTTCAGATAACCTGCATAATGGAACAAAAATTGTAGGCGGCGTAACCAAACGCAGTTCAAAAGTTGCCTGCCTGATTTTGGAAACAATAACAAATTCTAACATAGTTCGAGTAAAAGACGTCAAAATCGCAGAAGCCGTCAAACTCTTAGAAGAAGCATACAAAGAAGTCAACCTCGCCTTTGCAAACGAGTTCGCAAAGTTTTGTGAAAAAGCAGGTATCGACTTTGTAACAGTTCGTGACTTGACTAATCCAATAAACTGTTCAGGAATGGCAGGGTTGCACAATCCCCGTAACTCTTACATTCTAGTTAATGAAGCTGAAGCCTTAGACGTAAAATTGCGTATGTTATCATTATCAACAAAGATAAATGATGAAACATTAGACCACGCAATACGTCTAACTAGAGAAGCTTTACGCACAACCAAGAAGAATTTACGGCGGTCTAAAATCGCAGTTTTTGGAGTTTCTACCTTGCCCAATCGCAAAAAAGTAGCTCACTCTGCTACAAAAAAGCTGGTAAAGCAACTAAAAAAAATGGGTGCAAACATCAAAGTTTATGATCCCTTTTTCACACCCAATGAACTGACAAGTATGAATTATGACGCTGAAAAAACCATGTCTCAAACAGTTGAGGGCATAGATTGCATAGTTGTGGCAGTAGGTCATGAGCGTTTCAGTCGGTTAAACCTTAAACGGCTTCAACTGTTGATGAAACAACCCGCAGCAATTGTGGATATGGCACAAGTAATCGACCCCGTAAGAGCAGAAAAAGCAGGATTTGTTTATCGCGGATTTGGCCGAGGCATCTGGACCAAGTAG